A part of Maniola hyperantus chromosome 14, iAphHyp1.2, whole genome shotgun sequence genomic DNA contains:
- the Fitm gene encoding acyl-coenzyme A diphosphatase FITM2, protein MTSRGSHRSTRMNYKFENETLDSKGTKPIREASSILEVLILMIVHICKKVLFFDTNLKIAVYLGALFLLSLIADVLTFPKTYFSRSDNVFNQYFVKIGWFWTLFLTVPYVTLTSYTTCCGKRKLILTAHLLRLLIATGFWYIWVTLFKIVEINYGRCNSRSYNDKVSCLKEGHFWNGFDISGHCFILIYSSLVLIEEARAINGWERIRDYIRDEKYSRSLNDKSPRSNPLKNISKDELDILKTSYEKFTPYVRAFLIAMTLLQLLWDVMLVSTILYYHIMVEKFISGIIAILTWFVTYRVWYTIPNLLPNLPGQGVFKYNIEKANLTNIPLRKRSVITDSKHFMGMPINKGQDSTGSTEDLK, encoded by the coding sequence atgacAAGCAGAGGAAGTCATAGAAGTACTCGAATGAATTACAAATTCGAAAATGAAACATTGGATTCAAAAGGAACGAAACCTATTCGGGAAGCTTCTTCAATATTAGAAGTTCTAATACTAATGATTGTGCACATTTGTAAGAAAGTCCTTTTCTTtgacacaaatttaaaaatagctGTATATTTAGGAGCTCTCTTTTTATTGTCCCTTATAGCGGACGTTCTTACATTTCCAAAAACTTACTTTTCAAGAAGTGACAATGTATTCaatcaatattttgtaaaaattggaTGGTTTTGGACACTATTTTTAACAGTGCCATATGTCACTTTGACATCTTATACTACTTGTTGTGGCAAAAGGAAACTCATTTTAACGGCTCACCTATTGAGACTTTTGATTGCTACTGGTTTTTGGTACATATGGGTTACACTATTCAAAATAGTTGAAATCAATTATGGTCGTTGTAATTCGAGATCATACAATGATAAAGTTTCTTGTTTAAAAGAAGGTCACTTCTGGAATGGCTTTGATATATCTGGACACTGTTTTATATTGATTTACTCAAGCTTAGTCTTGATTGAGGAGGCGAGAGCTATTAATGGATGGGAAAGAATCAGAGATTACATTAGAGATGAAAAGTATTCACGAAGTTTAAATGACAAATCGCCAAGAAGCAATCctcttaaaaatataagtaaagaTGAATTAGACATACTCAAAACATCATACGAAAAATTCACACCATATGTAAGGGCATTTCTGATAGCTATGACTCTTCTTCAACTGCTATGGGACGTTATGTTGGTATCTACAATATTGTATTACCATATCATGGTGGAAAAGTTCATTAGTGGAATAATAGCAATTCTTACATGGTTTGTAACATATAGAGTTTGGTATACAATACCTAATTTATTACCTAACTTGCCAGGTCAAGGTgtattcaaatataatatagaaaaaGCAAATTTAACTAACATACCACTTCGGAAAAGATCTGTTATTACTGACAGCAAGCATTTTATGGGAATGCCTATTAATAAAGGCCAAGATTCAACAGGGTCTACCGAAGATTTAAAATAA
- the LOC117988481 gene encoding chromobox protein homolog 1-like: MRKISKNRADDDVVSSTNGSGSVANEERQEAEQIEEQNDQESDEKSANEEDNDTDDYVEPRKKSKTKSKSKASKKRKSDRSSNKKDEDEDEEEEAEYEVEKIIDSKRIKGKLHYLIRWKGYSASNDTWEPHNTLSCPELISKFNEEKENSKDNSPKKASKRKGSKKAIRTPTKKPKTEWDDKNVDENAEYEVDRILEVHHKKNGERSFLIHWKGWSNKFDSWEPESNLNCPELIKRFMDKVDAARSTDSRNLRVAPETTNRFTLQDPSSGRRLSKRRGQRQRVRYDNAE, encoded by the exons ATGCGTAAGATATCTAAAAACCGTGCAGATGATGATGTGGTTTCATCCACGAATGGATCCGGATCCGTAGCAAATGAAGAACGCCAAGAAGCCGAGCAAATTGAAGAGCAGAACGACCAGGAATCTGATGAAAAGAGCGCGAATGAAGAGGATAATGACACTGACGATTATGTAGAACCGCGTAAAAAGAGTAAAACCAAAAGTAAAAGCAAGGCGTCAAAGAAAAGAAAATCCGATAGAAGCAGTAACAAAAAGGACGAGGATGAAGACGAAGAAGAGGAAGCCGAATATGAG GTGGAAAAAATTATTGATTCAAAGAGAATTAAAGGGAAGCTGCATTATTTGATTCGCTGGAAGGGATACTCTGCTAGCAACGACACTTGGGAACCTCATAATACTTTGTCCTGTCCCGAGCTAATCAGCAAATTCAATGAGGAA AAGGAAAATTCAAAAGATAATTCACCTAAAAAAGCTTCCAAGAGGAAAGGCAGCAAGAAAGCAATTAGGACTCCTACTAAGAAACCTAAAACTGAGTGGGATGATAAGAATGTTGATGAAAATGCAGAGTATGAG GTGGATCGTATTCTTGAAGTTCACCACAAAAAGAATGGTGAACGTTCGTTCCTCATCCACTGGAAAGGATGGTCTAACAAATTTGATTCTTGGGAACCAGAGAGCAACTTGAACTGTCCAGAACTGATTAAAAGATTCATGGATAAG GTTGATGCTGCACGCTCCACTGATTCACGAAACCTAAGGGTGGCTCCTGAAACTACTAACCGTTTCACTTTGCAAGACCCGTCATCCGGCCGTCGCCTCAGCAAGCGCAGGGGGCAACGCCAGCG cGTAAGATACGACAATGCCGAATAA
- the Vps8 gene encoding vacuolar protein sorting-associated protein 8 homolog: protein MDLLKTPSTHSLLDSDLESVESLQYVDIEELDEVEYALPTSEAPTLAEVLSSEELESENKISAKKFEDTTCSALQVDFLQAISQQLIQAQERSSAGAATTVSVGTSGRLTVGTAHGHLLSFHDQTLRWVCDAHGDNGAVTCLSYNHDSTRLLAGFARGLVYQYESIRGLILRRVTLGGELWGTLRVTWAGTSGLALDTGGSVWLIRFSRPLGVRSARVSCLFSGARGEVVAMTARDARILALATLSRVIIVAGGRAAGVRLDGPPDVLPVLEWCELDNRILVSARANIMQWLAVTLIGSSISLRPVQRVELKSTPIWLGWLGGSLAIFDSDENLRLWGDDYDKPLDLSQIEPVYSSAFFKGHWTDGRVSRAMCKAGESALGGACTSEGTLTLLGRRGVVRVKPRDLLARAQAFMDTGRYSQALRLLCSSQGAEAKKIANEFIGNLADRPHILSNKNVAIQVVKLCLKYDLSEELWNCLWENCSGEQAFVEALGDAAVRGELADNPPSPDFTQELIERLAEFEPDLVERVVASLPLTSLDPHRASVFTRERGLWRGVGAIAAALDGCSGAMRELVSFVDAACAGAAACAGCGCAGGALLLAAADALAGRGAGGRALPAHARPSARHDALHTLLAEEAGIRSPLRVLVLHDTSAAVRLLEQCSREPPFAGPLGKQNRLRVARALLAYTTDLQESERRLEIIEFIAGQLSSGALPLDHDLIKNMQEFVVTTDDERSDRAWLMILTRIRSQRDQLLAQYRDAILRPRVLWRLDAMLDRHDEALKEFFEIQKPSSKDVDEFFEYLRSRIEVDGEMRKQLKPHLSALVELRPRSAAALLNEESSDLICTILDSLSFKCKLEFGECLLDAGRLRGDAAAIYLRTLCTHRPGDVKDFLIKNAGIVRPEDALGIVRELGPDEAESICLEATGDHLGALEALLRSISSSVDEESKANIVSEASALCARVGPTVPTSVAAELWTRLLRGAGALPPPLLFEAIAYLPLEQLVVKTCESPRVACAVLAGGAARRAVWQCAARIVQREAHEALARALASARRGAVARGRCRRCGGALANRAGARTAHCARAFHADCEPEAQCACGRRAPAAALSLPPWPRRRAVPPPDCDLLLRAPPRPDLEGVV from the exons ATGGATCTACTAAAGACACCATCAACCCATTCACTTTTGGATTCTGATCTTGAATCAGTTGAGAGTCTTCAGTATGTGGATATTGAAGAG ctCGATGAAGTGGAATATGCTTTACCTACTAGTGAGGCGCCTACCCTAGCTGAAGTATTATCTTCAGAGGAATTGgaaagtgaaaataaaatatctgcaaAAAAATTTGAAGATACTACATGTTCTGCTTTACAAGTTGACTTTTTGCAGGCAATTTCTCAGCAATTGATACAGGCTCAA GAACGATCATCCGCAGGAGCTGCTACAACAGTGAGTGTAGGCACAAGCGGTAGGCTTACAGTGGGAACCGCACATGGACACCTACTTTCATTCCACGATCAAACATTACGATGGGTGTGCGACGCACACGGTGACAATGGGGCAGTTACGTGCCTTTCATATAACCATGACAGTACTCGCCTTTTGGCGGGATTTGCCCGAGGTCTCGTTTACCAGTATGAAAGTATACGAGGGTTAATTCTCAGACGTGTGACGCTCGGAGGAGAACTATGGGGTACTCTGAGGGTGACGTGGGCTGGCACTTCCGGACTAGCTTTAGATACGGGCGGATCTGTTTGGCTTATACGGTTTTCGAGACCGTTGGGGGTACGTTCTGCTCGAGTCTCCTGTTTATTTTCGGGAGCACGAGGTGAAGTAGTGGCCATGACGGCTCGCGACGCTCGCATTTTAGCTCTAGCAACTCTTTCGAGAGTTATTATAGTGGCCGGTGGGCGGGCGGCTGGAGTACGCCTAGATGGCCCACCTGACGTCCTTCCCGTATTGGAGTGGTGTGAGCTGGATAATAGAATACTTGTATCTGCCCGTGCGAACATTATGCAATGGCTCGCTGTAACCTTAATTGGATCATCTATAAGCCTGCGACCTGTACAACGAGTAGAACTCAAATCGACGCCTATATGGCTCGGTTGGTTGGGTGGTAGCCTTGCAATCTTTGATTCGGACGAAAACCTTCGTCTCTGGGGTGACGATTATGACAAACCACTAGATTTGTCCCAAATAGAGCCCGTATATTCGTCTGCTTTTTTCAAG GGCCACTGGACGGATGGTCGAGTATCGCGAGCCATGTGCAAGGCCGGCGAGAGCGCGCTGGGCGGGGCCTGCACGTCCGAAGGCACGTTGACACTGCTCGGCCGCCGCGGAGTTGTCCGCGTCAAGCCTCGAGATTTGCTCGCAAGGGCTCAAGCGTTTATGGATACAGGACGCTATTCCCAAGCCTTAAGGTTGCTCTGTTCGTCTCAAGGCGCTGAGGCAAAAAAAATAGCGAATGAATTTATAGGGAATTTAGCTGATAGACCGCATATATTGAGCAACAAGAATGTTGCAATTCAAGTTGTTAAGCTTTGTCTCAAATATGATTTAAG tGAAGAGTTGTGGAATTGTCTTTGGGAGAACTGTTCAGGAGAACAGGCATTCGTCGAGGCGTTGGGCGATGCAGCGGTGCGTGGCGAACTGGCCGACAACCCACCATCGCCTGACTTTACACAG GAGCTAATAGAACGACTAGCCGAGTTCGAGCCTGACCTGGTTGAGCGGGTAGTGGCATCGTTGCCGCTGACGTCGCTGGACCCACACCGCGCCAGCGTGTTCACGCGCGAGCGCGGCCTGTGGCGCGGCGTCGGGGCCATAGCAGCGGCTCTGG ACGGTTGCAGCGGTGCAATGCGCGAGCTGGTGTCGTTCGTGGACGCGGCgtgcgcgggcgcggcggcgtGCGCGGGCTGCGGCTGCGCGGGCGGCGCGCTGCTGCTGGCGGCGGCGGACGCGCTGGCGGGGCGCGGTGCGGGCGGCCGCGCGCTGCCCGCGCACGCGCGCCCCTCCGCTCGCCACGACGCGCTGCACACGCTGCTCGCCGAGGAG GCAGGAATACGATCCCCTTTGCGAGTGTTAGTACTGCACGACACGTCAGCCGCGGTCCGGCTGCTTGAGCAGTGTTCGCGCGAGCCCCCGTTCGCCGGCCCGCTCGGCAAGCAGAACCGCCTGCGCGTGGCGCGCGCGCTGCTCGCCTACACCACAGACCTACAG GAGTCCGAAAGGCGGCTGGAAATTATTGAGTTCATCGCTGGGCAGCTCAGCTCAGGCGCGCTGCCGCTCGATCAcgatttgattaaaaatatgcAAGAATTCGTGGTGACTACAGATGACGAGCGCTCTGACAGAGCGTGGCTCATGATTCTGACGCGGATACGTTCGCAACGAGACCAACTGCTCGCGCAGTACAGAGACGCTATACTTCGACCTCGAGTGCTGTGGCGACTGGACGCAATGCTCGACCGACACGACGAAGCTCTCAAAGAGTTTTTTGAGATACAGAAGCCGTCGAGTAAAGATGTCGATGAGTTTTTTGAATACTTAAGATCGAGAATCGAAGTCGATGGCGAAATGAGAAAACAGCTGAAGCCACACCTTTCTGCGCTCGTGGAGCTGCGCCCGCGATCAGCTGCAGCTTTGTTGAACGAAGAAAGTAGCGATTTGATTTGTACAATTCTGGACTCTTTAAGCTTCAAGTGTAAATTGGAGTTCGGTGAGTGTTTACTGGACGCGGGGCGGCTCCGCGGCGACGCGGCTGCGATATATCTGCGCACTCTGTGTACGCATCGACCTGGCGACGTTAAGGACTTTCTGATCAAAAACGCGGGCATCGTCCGGCCAGAGGACGCGCTCGGTATCGTGAGGGAGCTGGGACCCGACGAGGCGGAGTCGATCTGTTTAGAAGCGACCGGCGATCATCTGGGCGCACTCGAGGCTCTCTTGCGATCGATATCGTCGAGCGTCGACGAGGAGTCAAAAGCGAACATCGTGAGCGAGGCGAGCGCTCTCTGCGCCCGAGTCGGGCCGACCGTGCCCACGAGCGTGGCGGCGGAGCTGTGGACGCGACTGCtgcgcggcgcgggcgcctTGCCGCCGCCGCTGCTGTTCGAGGCGATCGCCTACCTGCCTCTCGAGCAGCTCGTGGTGAAGACGTGCGAGTCACCGCGCGTGGCGTGCGCGGTGCTGGCgggcggtgcggcgcggcgcgctgtGTGGCAGTGCGCGGCGCGCATCGTGCAGCGCGAGGCGCACGAGGCGCTGGCGCGCGCGCTAGCttcggcgcggcgcggcgcggtggCACGCGGCCGCTGCCGTCGCTGCGGGGGCGCACTGGCGAACCGCGCGGGCGCGCGCACGGCACACTGTGCGCGCGCCTTCCACGCGGACTGCGAGCCCGAGGCGCAGTGCGCGTGCGGCCGAcgcgcgcccgccgccgcgttGAGCCTGCCGCCGTGGCCgcggcgccgcgccgtgccGCCGCCCGACTGCGACCTGCTGCTGCGAGCCCCGCCCCGCCCCGATCTCGAAGGTGtagtttga